A window of Drosophila subobscura isolate 14011-0131.10 chromosome E, UCBerk_Dsub_1.0, whole genome shotgun sequence contains these coding sequences:
- the LOC117891891 gene encoding uncharacterized protein LOC117891891 isoform X2, with amino-acid sequence MSARWVPNGRKFVINFVATGPDTDFQLQCLDQELEQSYTESLAPSDFTKRLKTLNARVKFPEDDVRVVLVSGDPTHTSLSEANQEGAGCVLQLKYKMLNNMPLKWEWHLTHMDSALFYRKVFLDSISCASKMREQVFALTKLLQAKDEELKQYRIEGAQLRRGTVATKLFDLEAFNVMNEQMLTCSANYRQLTRAFDIKDSSITHFHGRTEASKVSDPTRSPASHSSKPTQKLSPRNRRRKAMETNKDHIERKVLRRRAQGKLEFKESQSTQEEIVDDLIPLNEAEAAAHVKQEPPVLDAQNIKKESVDAAADRPVTGANLEQEEPPFVKVQNVKKEIVDPALTRPVTEENALLVESRKDRNTNEKERRSWLERAAECEASIFKPNSNVEALKMVDLAATEPPVAVAKENLIHSPVNDLAAHAAPFGLASVLGSLKEMESFISKTKDQF; translated from the exons ATGAGTGCGAGATGGGTTCCAAATGGGAGGAAA TTTGTTATCAACTTTGTGGCCACTGGCCCAGACACTGACTTCCAGCTGCAGTGTCTCGACCAAGAGCTCGAGCAAAGCTACACAGAGTCTTTGGCCCCAAGCGATTTCACCAAGCGCTTGAAG ACACTGAACGCCCGAGTGAAGTTCCCAGAAGATGATGTACGCGTGGTTCTGGTCAGTGGCGATCCCACACATACTTCGCTGAGCGAAGCAAACCAGGAGGGTGCCGGATGCGTTCTGCAacttaaatataaaatgctGAACAACATGCCCCTCAAGTGGGAGTGGCACTTGACACACATGGACAGTGCCTTG TTTTATCGCAAGGTGTTCCTGGACTCCATTTCGTGTGCCAGCAAAATGCGGGAACAGGTCTTCGCGCTGAccaagctgctgcaggcaAAGGATGAAGAGCTGAAGCAGTATCGCATCGAGGGCGCCCAGCTGCGCAGAG GAACGGTCGCCACCAAGTTGTTTGATTTGGAGGCTTTCAATGTAATGAACGAACAGATGCTGACATGCTCGGCTAACTATCGTCAACTGACGAGAGCATTTGACATCAAAGATTCGTCCATAACTCATTTCCATGGGAGGACCGAAGCATCGAAAGTGTCTGATCCAACACGCAGCCCAGCCTCTCATTCTTCCAAACCGACTCAAAAACTAAGCCCACGTAACAG GAGGCGCAAAGCAATGGAGACCAACAAAGATCATATTGAACGTAAGGTGCTACGACGTCGTGCCCAAGGAAAACTCGAGTTCAAAGAGTCCCAAAGCACCCAAGAGGAGATCGTAGACGATTTGATTCCTTTAAatgaggcagaagcagcagcccacGTAAAGCAGGAGCCCCCTGTTTTAGATGCGCAAAATATAAAGAAGGAAAGCGTAGATGCCGCAGCAGATCGCCCAGTTACAGGAGCTAACTTGGAGCAAGAGGAACCTCCCTTTGTTAAGGTACAAAACGTGAAGAAGGAAATCGTAGATCCCGCATTAACTCGCCCAGTAACAGAAGAAAATGCTCTTTTAGTAGAAAGTAGGAAAGAtagaaatacaaatgaaaaggAGAGACGATCCTGGCTTGAACGTGCCGCCGAATGTGAAGCATCCATCTTTAAGCCGAATTCTAATGTTGAAGCTTTAAAAATGGTGGATCTCGCGGCCACCGAAcctccagttgcagttgcaaaagaaaacttaatcCACTCGCCGGTTAACGACCTTGCTGCACATGCAGCACCCTTTGGATTGGCTTCAGTGTTGGGTTCAttgaaagagatggagagctTCATCTCCAAGACCAAAGACCAGTTTTAG
- the LOC117891897 gene encoding uncharacterized protein LOC117891897: MCEECECSTCMNDKQCCWFFAGWNIATSCMCAILASVQIHKYSSWMKGGRAHGSDFLILNSCDAKLAFWSVILAASIMHLMSGSLLVIGLSKDIRWLFLFGKTTSHIFPCAMLFSILAPVVHCVCIVRVCRFYRSHWR, encoded by the exons ATGTGCGAGGAATGCGAGTGTTCCACCTGCATGAATGACAAGCAGTGCTGCTGGTTCTTTGCAGGATGGAACATAGCCACATCCTGCATGTGCGCGATACTAGCATCTGTGCAAATTCACAAATACAGTTCCTGGATGAAGGGTGGCAGGGCTCATGGCAGTG ACTTTCTCATTCTGAATAGTTGCGATGCTAAATTGGCTTTTTGGTCAGTCATCCTTGCTGCCAGCATAATGCACTTAATGTCTGGGAGTCTTCTAGTCATTGGATTGTCCAAG GATATCAGATGGTTGTTCTTGTTCGGTAAAACCACGAGTCACATTTTCCCATGTGCCATGCTGTTCTCTATACTCGCTCCAG TTGTCCACTGCGTGTGCATTGTTCGGGTGTGCAGGTTCTACAGAAGCCACTGGAGATAG
- the LOC117891887 gene encoding probable peroxisomal acyl-coenzyme A oxidase 1, with product MSHIKNLIPKTVNPDLVKERTGAEFNVEEFAAWWHGGQEKLNTKREIERAVFSDLEDGYGLNHEYMSHEDVYNSSVKKVAEAAVKLKALQNKINPGGNDIWPGLLYNVQSHGLFPSNHPLATHITMFVDVIKGQGTPEQVEKWGKAAENCNIIGTYAQTELAHGTNVRGIATRADFDPKTDEFVLQTPNLEAYKWWPGGLGHTANHAMVVAQLYIADVHHGVQMFIVPVRDAETHMALPGVDIGEVGKKLGMVAVNQGFLGLDNVRIPRTNMLMKFAKVERDGTFKASPASRVNYLTMVYTRCLIVNLTSTLLLEAATIATRYSAVRRQSPIEANQPEPQIIDHVTQRLKLFPEIANGMAYHLAAEHMWEIYAQTVQEANSGKFDRLPDMHILSCALKVLCTTDGCAGIERLRLSTGGHGYLTAANMSNIYGNAVAAYTYEGENTVLLLQIGRALVKAWAAFVEKKPVSASYGYFASSMQLKQFPKWDNSWQCIIQALQYTAAHKTRIAFENLAERMGSGQSQGVAANNTGIELTRAAELHGRQFVCQTFLEQVTGAKAQKRSAALNKVLENVLELFLVQTVLNNMNDVLRFISLTDADLKSLQKRLEVALENFRPNAVAVCDGFGFHDRVLNSVLGSYDGNVYPRLFDSAKRSSMNQKPVQKSFETYLKPLMKANL from the exons ATGTCGCACATCAAGAACCTTATACCAAAGACGGTCAATCCGGACCTGGTGAAGGAGCGCACAGGCGCCGAGTTCAATGTGGAGGAGTTTGCCGCCTGGTGGCACGGCGGCCAGGAGAAGCTAAACACCAAACGCGAAATCG AACGGGCAGTCTTTAGCGATCTGGAGGATGGCTATGGGCTGAATCACGAGTACATGTCGCACGAGGATGTCTACAACTCGAGCGTTAAGAAAGTGGCCGAGGCCGCAGTGAAGCTGAAGGCTCTCCAGAACAAGATCAACCCAGGAGGCAACGACATTTGGCC CGGCTTGCTGTACAATGTGCAGAGCCACGGGCTCTTTCCCTCCAACCATCCACTGGCCACGCACATCACCATGTTCGTGGATGTGATCAAAGGTCAGGGCACGCCGGAGCAGGTCGAGAAGTGGGGCAAGGCGGCCGAGAACTGCAACATCATCGGCACCTATGCCCAGACGGAGCTGGCCCATGGCACGAATGTGCGCGGAATAGCCACGCGGGCGGACTTTGACCCCAAGACGGACGAGTTTGTCCTGCAGACGCCCAATCTGGAGGCCTACAAATGGTGGCCCGGCGGCT TGGGACATACTGCGAATCATGCCATGGTGGTGGCCCAGCTGTACATTGCCGATGTCCATCACGGCGTGCAAATGTTCATAGTGCCGGTGAGAGATGCGGAGACCCACATGGCGCTGCCCGGCGTGGACATTGGGGAGGTAGGCAAGAAGCTGGGCATGGTGGCTGTCAACCAGGGCTTCTTGGGGCTGGACAATGTCCGCATTCCCCGCACCAATATGCTGATGAAGTTCGCCAAAGTGGAGAGGGACGGCACCTTCAAGGCCAGCCCCGCCTCGAGGGTCAACTATCTGACAATGGTCTACACCCGCTGCCTGATTGTCAACCTGACATCcactctgctgctggaggctgCCACCATTGCCACCCGATACTCGGCTGTTCGCCGCCAGAGTCCGATTGAGGCCAA CCAGCCCGAGCCACAGATCATTGATCACGTCACGCAGCGCCTGAAGCTGTTCCCGGAGATAGCCAACGGCATGGCCTACCACCTGGCCGCGGAGCACATGTGGGAGATCTACGCCCAGACGGTGCAGGAGGCCAACAGTGGCAAGTTCGACCGACTGCCCGACATGCACATCCTCTCGTGTGCCCTCAAGGTGCTCTGCACGACAGACGGCTGTGCGGGCATTGAACGTCTTCGTCTCTCCACCGGGGGCCATGGCTACCTGACGGCTGCCAACATGAGCAACATCTACGGCAACGCAGTGGCAGCCTACACCTACGAGGGCGAGAacacggtgctgctgctgcagattggACGTGCGCTGGTCAAGGCCTGGGCTGCCTTTGTGGAGAAGAAGCCCGTCTCGGCCTCCTACGGCTACTTTGCGAGTTCCATGCAGCTGAAGCAGTTCCCCAAGTGGGACAACTCCTGGCAGTGCATCATCCAGGCCCTGCAATATACGGCCGCTCA CAAGACTCGCATTGCATTCGAGAATCTAGCAGAGCGCATGGGCAGTGGCCAGTCGCAGGGCGTGGCGGCCAATAACACGGGCATTGAGCTGACACGTGCAGCAGAG CTGCATGGGCGTcagtttgtttgccaaacaTTCCTCGAGCAAGTGACAGGTGCCAAGGCCCAAAAGCGATCGGCGGCTCTCAACAAGGTGTTGGAGAATGTGCTGGAACTCTTCCTCGTGCAGACTGTGCTCAATAACATGAACGATGTGCTGAGA TTTATCAGCCTCACCGATGCAGACCTCAAGTCGCTGCAGAAACGCTTGGAGGTGGCTCTGGAGAACTTCCGTCCCAATGCAGTGGCCGTATGCGACGGCTTCGGCTTCCACGATCGCGTACTCAACTCGGTGCTGGGCAGCTACGACGGCAATGTCTATCCCCGGCTCTTTGACTCGGCCAAGCGCAGCAGCATGAACCAAAAGCCGGTCCAGAAGTCCTTTGAGACCTACCTAAAGCCCCTGATGAAGGCAAATCTGTAA
- the LOC117891891 gene encoding uncharacterized protein LOC117891891 isoform X1 gives MLKLIEINRRKFVINFVATGPDTDFQLQCLDQELEQSYTESLAPSDFTKRLKTLNARVKFPEDDVRVVLVSGDPTHTSLSEANQEGAGCVLQLKYKMLNNMPLKWEWHLTHMDSALFYRKVFLDSISCASKMREQVFALTKLLQAKDEELKQYRIEGAQLRRGTVATKLFDLEAFNVMNEQMLTCSANYRQLTRAFDIKDSSITHFHGRTEASKVSDPTRSPASHSSKPTQKLSPRNRRRKAMETNKDHIERKVLRRRAQGKLEFKESQSTQEEIVDDLIPLNEAEAAAHVKQEPPVLDAQNIKKESVDAAADRPVTGANLEQEEPPFVKVQNVKKEIVDPALTRPVTEENALLVESRKDRNTNEKERRSWLERAAECEASIFKPNSNVEALKMVDLAATEPPVAVAKENLIHSPVNDLAAHAAPFGLASVLGSLKEMESFISKTKDQF, from the exons ATGCTTAAACTAATAGAAATAAATAGACGAAAGTTTGTTATCAACTTTGTGGCCACTGGCCCAGACACTGACTTCCAGCTGCAGTGTCTCGACCAAGAGCTCGAGCAAAGCTACACAGAGTCTTTGGCCCCAAGCGATTTCACCAAGCGCTTGAAG ACACTGAACGCCCGAGTGAAGTTCCCAGAAGATGATGTACGCGTGGTTCTGGTCAGTGGCGATCCCACACATACTTCGCTGAGCGAAGCAAACCAGGAGGGTGCCGGATGCGTTCTGCAacttaaatataaaatgctGAACAACATGCCCCTCAAGTGGGAGTGGCACTTGACACACATGGACAGTGCCTTG TTTTATCGCAAGGTGTTCCTGGACTCCATTTCGTGTGCCAGCAAAATGCGGGAACAGGTCTTCGCGCTGAccaagctgctgcaggcaAAGGATGAAGAGCTGAAGCAGTATCGCATCGAGGGCGCCCAGCTGCGCAGAG GAACGGTCGCCACCAAGTTGTTTGATTTGGAGGCTTTCAATGTAATGAACGAACAGATGCTGACATGCTCGGCTAACTATCGTCAACTGACGAGAGCATTTGACATCAAAGATTCGTCCATAACTCATTTCCATGGGAGGACCGAAGCATCGAAAGTGTCTGATCCAACACGCAGCCCAGCCTCTCATTCTTCCAAACCGACTCAAAAACTAAGCCCACGTAACAG GAGGCGCAAAGCAATGGAGACCAACAAAGATCATATTGAACGTAAGGTGCTACGACGTCGTGCCCAAGGAAAACTCGAGTTCAAAGAGTCCCAAAGCACCCAAGAGGAGATCGTAGACGATTTGATTCCTTTAAatgaggcagaagcagcagcccacGTAAAGCAGGAGCCCCCTGTTTTAGATGCGCAAAATATAAAGAAGGAAAGCGTAGATGCCGCAGCAGATCGCCCAGTTACAGGAGCTAACTTGGAGCAAGAGGAACCTCCCTTTGTTAAGGTACAAAACGTGAAGAAGGAAATCGTAGATCCCGCATTAACTCGCCCAGTAACAGAAGAAAATGCTCTTTTAGTAGAAAGTAGGAAAGAtagaaatacaaatgaaaaggAGAGACGATCCTGGCTTGAACGTGCCGCCGAATGTGAAGCATCCATCTTTAAGCCGAATTCTAATGTTGAAGCTTTAAAAATGGTGGATCTCGCGGCCACCGAAcctccagttgcagttgcaaaagaaaacttaatcCACTCGCCGGTTAACGACCTTGCTGCACATGCAGCACCCTTTGGATTGGCTTCAGTGTTGGGTTCAttgaaagagatggagagctTCATCTCCAAGACCAAAGACCAGTTTTAG
- the LOC117891888 gene encoding probable peroxisomal acyl-coenzyme A oxidase 1 yields MAPSVIPTTVNPDIQKERNAASFSSEEFAAFWSGGEEKLKFNRSVRDYLQKDVDVEEVRQIHNKSHEEIYEQSSKSAIAAARKLQRLQKERNPGGNDFWPAMYDTQVMWGIVPGGNPFGVMYVMLVKALQAQCTPEQYEEFGKRIENFEVCGTYAQTELGHGTYLRGLETRADFDPKTDEFVLNTPKISSYKWWPGGLGHSSNHCMVMAQLYIDNKPKGPHMFYVTVRDEETHEPLPGIHIGDIGKKMGFIGVNNGFLGLKNVRIPRTRMLMRHAQVNADGSYVSSPSNVLTYFAMVRTRCVIAWNNAVMLAIAATIATRYSAVRRQSPINPKEPEPQIMDHVTQQMKLFPEIATSVAYRLASAHLWNLYDITLGDISNGRYERLPELHSLSCALKVNCSSDSTIGVERLRLACGGHGYLSSSNMGHVYVNATAACTYEGENTVLLLQIGRFLMKSWRAALSGAPLAPTVRYLAEVQKKPEFGSWTGTWENMVQAMQFAAAKKTALAFKSLSSRLSRGETEETAANHTGIELTQAAELHGRAFVFSSFTDEVTGPNAKTRSAALNQVLENLLELYLVKESLNHMANLLRFINLTDTDLTRLQDRLETVLTKLRPDAVAIVDGFDFSDVQLNSTLGSFDGNAYERIFDAAMKNPMNQKSVPKSFHEHLKPFMKSNI; encoded by the exons ATGGCACCCTCAGTGATCCCAACTACCGTTAATCCGGATATCCAAAAGGAGCGCAATGCGGCCAGCTTCAGCAGCGAAGAGTTTGCGGCCTTTTGGTCAGGGGGCGAGGAGAAGCTAAAGTTCAACCGCAGCGTGC GAGACTACCTGCAgaaggatgtggatgtggaggaggTGCGGCAGATACACAACAAGTCGCATGAGGAGATCTACGAGCAGTCCAGCAAGTCGGCCATTGCTGCGGCCAGgaagctgcagcggctgcagaaGGAGCGCAATCCTGGGGGAAACGACTTCTGGCC TGCAATGTACGATACTCAGGTCATGTGGGGCATAGTGCCGGGCGGCAATCCCTTCGGCGTGATGTACGTGATGCTGGTGAAGGCGCTGCAGGCTCAGTGCACCCCCGAGCAGTACGAGGAGTTCGGCAAGCGCATAGAGAACTTTGAGGTCTGCGGAACGTACGCCCAGACAGAGCTAGGACATGGCACGTACCTTCGCGGACTGGAGACCCGTGCTGATTTCGATCCGAAGACAGACGAGTTCGTGCTGAACACTCCCAAGATATCTTCCTACAAATGGTGGCCCGGAGGCT TGGGCCACAGCTCCAACCACTGCATGGTGATGGCCCAGCTGTATATTGACAACAAGCCCAAGGGTCCACACATGTTCTACGTGACGGTACGCGACGAGGAGACGCACGAGCCTCTGCCCGGCATCCACATCGGCGACATTGGCAAGAAAATGGGCTTCATTGGCGTGAACAATGGGTTCCTGGGCCTGAAGAACGTCCGCATTCCCCGCACCCGCATGTTGATGCGCCATGCGCAGGTCAATGCCGACGGCAGCTATGTCAGCAGTCCCTCGAACGTCCTCACCTACTTCGCCATGGTGCGCACGCGCTGTGTGATTGCCTGGAACAACGCTGTCATGCTGGCGATTGCCGCTACCATCGCCACTCGCTATTCGGCCGTGCGCCGTCAGAGTCCCATCAATCCCAA ggagccagagccacagattATGGACCACGTGACGCAGCAGATGAAGCTGTTCCCGGAGATAGCGACCAGCGTGGCCTACAGGCTGGCCAGTGCGCATCTGTGGAATCTGTACGACATTACCTTGGGCGACATATCGAATGGCAGGTACGAGCGTCTCCCGGAGCTGCACTCCCTGTCCTGTGCCTTGAAGGTGAACTGCTCCTCGGACTCGACCATTGGCGTGGAGAGGCTGCGACTGGCCTGCGGAGGACATGGCTATCTCAGCTCCTCCAACATGGGCCACGTCTACGTGAATGCCACGGCTGCCTGCACATATGAGGGCGAGAACACGGTGCTACTTCTGCAGATTGGCCGCTTCCTGATGAAGTCGTGGCGTGCGGCGTTGAGTGGAGCTCCCCTGGCGCCCACCGTCAGGTACTTGGCGGAGGTCCAGAAGAAACCCGAATTTGGCTCTTGGACCGGCACCTGGGAGAACATGGTACAGGCCAtgcagtttgctgctgctaa GAAGACAGCCTTGGCTTTCAAGAGCCTCTCCAGTCGTCTGTCCAGAGGCGAGACCGAGGAGACAGCGGCCAACCACACGGGAATCGAGCTAACTCAGGCAGCAGAG CTGCACGGCCGCGCCTTTGTGTTCTCCTCATTTACCGATGAGGTCACTGGTCCCAACGCAAAGACTCGTTCAGCGGCGTTGAACCAAGTCCTGGAGAACCTTTTGGAGCTGTACCTGGTCAAGGAGTCGCTTAATCACATGGCCAACTTGCTTAGA TTCATCAACTTGACGGACACGGATCTGACCAGGCTGCAGGACCGCCTGGAGACGGTGTTGACCAAGCTCCGTCCAGATGCTGTGGCCATTGTGGATGGCTTCGACTTTAGCGACGTGCAGCTCAACTCCACGCTGGGCTCCTTCGACGGCAATGCGTACGAGCGAATTTTCGATGCGGCCATGAAGAATCCCATGAACCAGAAGTCGGTGCCAAAGTCCTTCCATGAGCACCTAAAGCCCTTCATGAAGTCCAATATCTAG
- the LOC117891890 gene encoding selenocysteine-specific elongation factor, with protein MPVRNFNIGLLGHVDSGKTTLARALSSISSTAAFDKNPQSVERGITLDLGFSGLLVEAPDQAADKLQFTFVDCPGHASLIRTIIGGAQIIDLMLLVVDAQKGVQTQTAECLVIGELLRKKLIVVINKIDAFADDQREAKLEKLRARLVKTLAATSFGSEVPMYAVSAQEGTKIPELRAGLSDAYFEPQRNASAPLLMYVDHCFGIKGQGTVCTGTLIQGSVQVNDTVELPALGEKRKVKSMQMFRENVTSASMGDRIGLCVTQFNAKLLERGVIAQPGYLKPVFAVCLQLRPIRYYKHDIKSKSKLHISVGHDTVMANVTLFQDTEVQSPEFDISREYEYVEELLPAELPASGAVFALLQFESPVLTTLGTTVIASKLDMDAHSNSCRLAFWGNISWQTQNSNYAQEVLPKLRVFKRKQKLASIQRVVSANEVIVQNLFKKEANRDMYVGKWIELSTGERGCIERTFGQSSKVCIVFRDALSDSTIEKVRDVQVLLNCKKYIFNKQAGLFQ; from the exons ATGCCAGTGAGAAACTTCAATATTGGCCTGCTGGGGCACGTGGACAGCGGGAAGACCACTTTGGCACGAGCTCTGAGCTCCATCTCGAGCACAGCAGCCTTCGACAAGAATCCCCAGTCCGTGGAGCGAGGAATCACTTTGGACTTGGGCTTCAGCGGACTGCTCGTGGAGGCACCGGATCAAGCGGCTGATAAGCTACAGTTCACCTTTGTCGACTGCCCGGGACATGCGAGTCTCATACGCACCATCATAGGAG GTGCCCAGATCATCGATCTAATGCTGCTCGTGGTGGATGCCCAGAAGGGTGTTCAGACGCAGACAGCAGAGTGCCTCGTCATTGGGGAGCTGCTGAGGAAGAAGCTCATTGTGGTCATCAACAAAATCGATGCCTTTGCGGACGATCAGAGGGAAGccaagctggagaagctgcggGCGCGCCTTGTCAAGACTCTGGCGGCCACAAGTTTCGGCAGCGAAGTACCCATGTATGCAGTGTCTGCCCAGGAGGGAACCAAAATTCCCGAGCTTCGTGCCGGACTGAGCGATGCATATTTTGAGCCGCAGCGGAATGCGAGTGCTCCGCTCCTGATGTACGTGGATCACTGCTTCGGCATCAAGGGCCAAGGCACAGTCTGCACCGGCACACTGATCCAGGGCAGCGTGCAGGTCAACGATACAGTGGAGCTGCCGGCGCTGGGAGAGAAGCGGAAGGTGAAGTCCATGCAGATGTTCCGCGAGAACGTGACCAGCGCCTCCATGGGCGATCGCATCGGCCTCTGTGTCACCCAGTTCAAtgccaagctgctggagcgcGGTGTGATAGCCCAGCCGGGCTACCTGAAGCCCGTGTTCGCCGTCTGCCTGCAGCTCAGGCCGATCCGCTACTACAAGCACGACATCAAGTCAAAAAGCAAGCTCCACATCAGCGTCGGCCATGACACCGTGATGGCCAATGTCACCCTGTTCCAGGACACGGAAGTTCAATCGCCGGAGTTCGACATCAGCAGGGAGTATGAGTatgtggaggagctgctgccagcggAACTGCCGGCGTCCGGCGCCGTTTTTGCTCTCCTGCAGTTCGAGAGCCCCGTCCTGACCACTCTGGGCACGACTGTGATTGCCTCCAAGCTGGACATGGAcgcacacagcaacagctgccgTCTGGCCTTCTGGGGCAACATCTCCTGGCAGACACAGAATTCTAACTACGCCCAAGAGGTGCTTCCCAAGCTACGCGTCTTCAAGAGGAAGCAGAAACTGGCGAGCATCCAGAGGGTGGTCAGCGCGAATGAGGTGATTGTCCAGAACCTGTTCAAGAAGGAGGCCAACCGGGACATGTACGTGGGAAAGTGGATTGAGCTGTCCACCGGAGAGAGGGGCTGCATAGAGCGAACATTCGGTCAGAGCTCCAAGGTCTGCATTGTGTTCCGCGATGCTCTCTCCGATTCGACGATTGAGAAGGTCAGGGACGTGCAGGTGCTGCTGAATTGCAAGAAGTATATTTTCAATAAACAGGCGGGTCTGTTTCAATAA
- the LOC117891896 gene encoding TM2 domain-containing protein CG10795 produces MYWRAVPLLLLFFTTKSDQVNVDCNELQMMGQFMCPDPAKNHIDPKTQQLRGCTKESRARVWCIAANEINCTETGNATFTREVPCKWTNGYHLDTTLLLSVFLGMFGVDRFYLGYPGIGLLKFCTLGGMFLGQLIDIVLIALQVVGPADGSAYVIPYYGAGIHIVRSDNSTYRLPRDDW; encoded by the exons atGTACTGGCGCGCTgtcccgctgctcctgctcttcttCACGACGAAATCAGACCAAGTCAATGTCGACTGCAACGAGCTGCAGATGATGGGCCAGTTCATGTGTCCCGATCCTGCCAAGAATCACATCGATCCCAAGACCCAGCAACTGCGCGGCTGCACCAAGGAGAGCCGGGCGAGGGTGTGGTGCATCGCCGCCAACGAAATCAACTGCACGGAAACGGGCAACGCGACCTTCACGCGGGAAGTGCCCTGCAAGTGGAC GAATGGCTACCATTTGGACACCACACTACTGCTGTCAGTGTTCCTGGGGATGTTCGGCGTGGACCGCTTCTACCTGGGCTATCCGGGCATCGGCCTGCTCAAGTTCTGTACGCTGGGCGGCATGTTCCTGGGCCAGCTGATCGACATTGTCCTCATCGCCCTGCAGGTGGTGGGGCCCGCCGACGGATCCGCATACGTCATACCCTACTACGGGGCCGGCATTCACATAGTGCGCAGCGACAACTCAACGTACCGGCTGCCGCGCGACGACTGGTGA